In a single window of the Xylanibacillus composti genome:
- the flgM gene encoding flagellar biosynthesis anti-sigma factor FlgM yields MKINDAGRIGAIQQYRKSQGSGLDKAGKPQAKDEVQISPQAKELHGTQYAERSDRIESLKKAVSTGTYHVEANKIAEKLLPYIY; encoded by the coding sequence ATGAAGATCAACGATGCCGGAAGGATCGGAGCCATCCAGCAATACCGCAAGTCGCAAGGCAGTGGATTGGATAAGGCCGGCAAGCCCCAAGCGAAGGACGAAGTGCAGATATCCCCGCAGGCGAAAGAACTGCACGGCACACAATATGCGGAGCGAAGCGACAGAATCGAGAGCTTGAAGAAAGCGGTCAGCACGGGAACCTACCATGTGGAGGCCAACAAGATCGCCGAGAAGCTCTTGCCATACATTTATTAA
- a CDS encoding flagellar protein FlgN, producing the protein MSVTPLINSLESIIACYLRLIELGESKKQVLIQNKVDQLNAIVNQENKVIKELEAAEKEREVTVRRYFREKGLRIRIPTTIDDLVKATVSMQDKQRLSSCGERLREAAAKLQETNHANQELLQQMMDYVQYSLDLLVPDDDVTYQNPVRSSGGTKNARMFDTKA; encoded by the coding sequence GTGTCCGTAACCCCACTCATCAACAGTCTGGAGAGCATCATCGCCTGTTATTTGCGTCTGATCGAGCTTGGCGAATCGAAGAAACAAGTCTTGATTCAGAACAAGGTTGATCAACTGAATGCGATTGTCAATCAAGAGAACAAAGTCATCAAGGAATTGGAAGCGGCTGAGAAGGAGCGCGAGGTGACAGTGCGGCGCTACTTCCGGGAGAAGGGGCTGCGAATCCGGATTCCGACGACGATAGACGATTTGGTCAAGGCTACGGTATCCATGCAGGACAAGCAACGCCTGTCAAGCTGCGGCGAAAGATTGCGCGAAGCGGCGGCGAAGCTGCAAGAGACGAATCATGCCAACCAGGAATTGCTGCAGCAGATGATGGACTACGTGCAATATTCACTGGATCTCCTGGTGCCGGATGACGACGTGACGTACCAGAATCCGGTGCGATCTTCCGGCGGCACCAAGAATGCTCGGATGTTTGATACAAAAGCCTGA